The DNA segment GTAATCGAAACAATCGATAAGAGAGGAAGGGCCCATATATATTCAATAATTAATTGAATCCCTCTCAGGAATCTGGCATGTCCATTCTTAAATCAACTTGAGATCGGTGGAAACTATAGATCCGACCCTTGATGTGGCATGACTAGCCTGTCGCGCGGAGTATTATCAAAACCATGGTCATAGGATCTGTCTCAGGGTACCAGATGATGCATTTGCATAGAGTCCCAAAAAGGCAATCCTTCGTAAGATCGTCCCTATCTAACCCTTTTTTTCTCTAAAAATAAATCTCAATTTCTGTTGTCTCACACAGAGTCATACCACTTTCTATCTCCTCCTACCTCTTCCAATCTGCGTTCCGTTTATATTGCCTCCCAGAGGAGGGAGCATGGCCTATGTTGGGGTTCATGAGCGGGTTGGAGCTCCTACGCTCTGGTTCCAAGGGCACCCTCTCAACGGGGAGCTTGGAATTGGACGCCCTTGTTGGAGGGATTCGGAGGGGAATGTTCTACCTCTTTTATGGGGAGAAGAATCTCATTGAGGTTCTGTTCTGTCATCTCATAGTGAACGCGCTTAAGCTCCAAGGGGAGATTGGCAGGCCCGTCGTGGTCTATATACTCTGCGGGAACTATCGGAAAGAGAGGACAGAGATAGAGATGGCGGAGCTCATGGAACTCGTGGAGGCATCGGGCTACGGGATGGAAGAGGCCCTCAGGAGGATCCACATCCTCACGGCGTCATCGGCCGATCAGCAGAGCCTCCTCGTCAATGGGCTCATGGGGATACTGGAGCGGGAGCCAGAGGTGAGCCTTGTCCTAATACGAGGGATCTTCAAGCTCCATTTCGATGATGCCCGCGTAAGAAACTACCATTTGGCTAGGGAGGAAGTCCAGAGATCCATCACCCACTTCAGCCAGCTGTGTGCCGAGAGAGGGATCCCTCTTGTTGCCTCCGGGAGGCCAAAGAAGGCGAAACTAATCCCGAATCCGGAGAGTAGCAGCTTCCTCAGGCACGTGGCTAACGCTATAGTCTACATCCGTGGGAGGGGGAATGGCACCAAGTTCAACAGGGCGTTCCTCCTGAGCCACCCCAATATACCTCCCAGGTCAACAGAGTACGCATTCAAGGTGAACGAAGAGTTGGGTAGAGATACACCGCCATTTAGACAGACGTTCCACGAACTTGTAGCCAGGCTTAGACGAGAGTTCCAAGATGCTCTCATGCACATCGAGCGACGCGAGGCCTTTGATCTCCTCATTGAGGCTTGGTCAGCCGAGTTGGGGGCAGTGAGCTTCGCCGAAACTGTGAAGCTCCTCGATCTCCTGTTCTTGGTCTCAGTGGTGGAGAACCGTAGCGTTGGGGAGAATCTCCGACGGAGAATGGAGGTCCTCAACGATAGGATGACCCGCATCGAGGAACAACTGGGGTCAACCTAACGGTTGAATTCCAGGGATGGCTCATGGCGCCATACATCAGCGATAATTATGCAATTCTTTGGTTCAAAACGGTGGAAGGGGACACGATCAAAGTACGGGAGCGCCACCACCCCCGTTTCATTGCTGAACCCAAGAAAGGCTATACAATTGGAAATATCGAATATCTCTTTGATGAGCACCCCGACGTCCACGCAACGAGAGTTGTCGAAAAATTTGCAACCTTGAGCCGCAAGGAGAGGCAACAATTTGTTGAGGTCAGCGTGTACTCAGTGAGGTCCCTTAATAGTATTCTTGAATACGCAGAGAGACTCCCCGAGGTGAAGGGGGTTTATAATACGGGTCTCATCCCCGTCCAATGGTACCTCTTCTATAAAGACGTGGCTCCATCAAACCTTTGCGCTGTCAAGGAGGAGGATAGGAAGCTGATATCAATAGAGGTGATTAACGACGAGGAGTCTATTGAGCCACCTCCGTTTGAGGTCCTCATCTTTGAGGTCTCGAATTCCCCTATCGAAAAAATCAACGTCTACGACAAGTCCCAGCGTCTAGTCTCAAGTCTCCGAGGCATGGAGGGGGCCGTTCTCAAGAGTTTCCAGGAGCTAATACGGGAGATGGACCCTGACGTGATGGTCACAGATTGCCCCATTGCCACTATCAAGCGGGTGGTCCACAGAGCCGCCTGCAACGCCATGGATTTCCGCTTCGGCAGAGATGGGGAGCGGTATCATGGTCGGATTTTCTTGGGTTTAACGGCTTTCTTGGACTCTGGGTTATCTGGGCTTGTGGAGAGATCTAGGTTTACATTTGCCCCATTGGGGGTGAGCGCCAAATGGGAGCCCGGGAAGACCATCGATAGCCGACAGTGTTACGCTGCAGTAAAAATGGGGGTTGTGGTGCCTAGAATGAAGGGGGGACTCGGTTATGCTACTACAGTCTGGGACGTGGTGAGAAAGGACCGAGGCGGAATGCTCTTTTCCCCAGTAGTGGGGCTACATGAGAACGTGGCCTGCCTTGATTTTGAATCAATGTTTCCTAACGTCATCGTCCACAAGAACATCAGTTATGAGACTGTGACATCTGAAGGGATAGACACTTCGATACCCGGCTTCATGGGAGTATTCACCCGACCTTTCCTGGAGCGAAGGCTGAGACTCAAGCACCAAAGGGACAAATACACCCTCGGGAGCCCAGAGTGGTGGTTGTGCCATCGCCGCCAGAGTGCCCTTAAACTTATGCTCGTTGTGGTCTACGGCTACAGCGGTTGCTACGCGAACAGATTCGCGAATATCAGGGTCTTCCAGGAAATCAACCGACAGGCGCGCATAGCAATGGTTCAAGCTCTCAACATCTGCCTCAAAAATGGATTCGAGGTGATCTATGGAGACACCGACAGCCTTTTTGTTAAAGGTCAGGGTGCCACTGAGAAGGACTATAGGGATCTAGCAGCAAGGGTTACTGAGGAGACCCACCTCCAAATGGGACTTGACCGCCACTTCCGCTATCTTGTCCTCCTCACCCGTACCACTGATCCCAGAATGGTGGTGGTCCGCCGCTACTACGGAAAGCTCACAAATGGGCATCTCTTCTACAGGGGCATAGAACTCCGCCGTCACGACACACCATCCTATATCAAAGATATGCAGACTCGAATAATAGAGGCCCTGTTCAAAACCGACGATCCAGAAAACGTCATCAAGGAAGGGGTCATCCAAGCCTTGGAGATCGCTAATTGTGCAATGAAGGATGTTCAGAGGGGACTGGTCAACCCCCGAGAACTAGTGATCTCGAAGAGGCTGAGGAAAGATCTCTCTCAGTACCGGACACATCAACCCCATATAGTAGCCGCAATGTTAGGGGCCGAGGAGGGAGGAGACTCGAACTACCTCCTCTTGAACACCAAGAGGAAGAACCCCTACCTCAGGGTGATGCCCGCCTCCCTGCTGAACGGAAGCCACAGAAGATACGACCGAAAAAAGTACACCGAGATGACCCAGCGGGCCGCATGG comes from the Candidatus Bathyarchaeota archaeon genome and includes:
- a CDS encoding DNA polymerase domain-containing protein; this translates as MAPYISDNYAILWFKTVEGDTIKVRERHHPRFIAEPKKGYTIGNIEYLFDEHPDVHATRVVEKFATLSRKERQQFVEVSVYSVRSLNSILEYAERLPEVKGVYNTGLIPVQWYLFYKDVAPSNLCAVKEEDRKLISIEVINDEESIEPPPFEVLIFEVSNSPIEKINVYDKSQRLVSSLRGMEGAVLKSFQELIREMDPDVMVTDCPIATIKRVVHRAACNAMDFRFGRDGERYHGRIFLGLTAFLDSGLSGLVERSRFTFAPLGVSAKWEPGKTIDSRQCYAAVKMGVVVPRMKGGLGYATTVWDVVRKDRGGMLFSPVVGLHENVACLDFESMFPNVIVHKNISYETVTSEGIDTSIPGFMGVFTRPFLERRLRLKHQRDKYTLGSPEWWLCHRRQSALKLMLVVVYGYSGCYANRFANIRVFQEINRQARIAMVQALNICLKNGFEVIYGDTDSLFVKGQGATEKDYRDLAARVTEETHLQMGLDRHFRYLVLLTRTTDPRMVVVRRYYGKLTNGHLFYRGIELRRHDTPSYIKDMQTRIIEALFKTDDPENVIKEGVIQALEIANCAMKDVQRGLVNPRELVISKRLRKDLSQYRTHQPHIVAAMLGAEEGGDSNYLLLNTKRKNPYLRVMPASLLNGSHRRYDRKKYTEMTQRAAWNLLRPFVPSEDYIGRSRYRRSNLKDYFKSSPI